CCATTTCTCAACTGtatcaattcttttttctttttttcttttcttttttactatgCTGCAATTATTGgattgattttgagttttttgttgattttcagTTCATTACACTGGGACTTTGCTTGATGGAACTCAGTTCGATTCCAGCCGTGATAGGGGGACTCCGTTCAAGTTCACCCTTGGCCAAGGTATGCATAGGGTTTTGTTGACGaaatttgatagaaaattttaattgattaattaattgattgttTGGTTTTTCAACTTTGTGGTTTCGATTATTTTGTTGTCATTTGACCGATTATGATCTCTCCGGTTCTGAATTGATGCCGCAAATCgattatgaaatatatatttgatatgctTACTTTGTGTGGTCCTTTGACTAGAGAACTGTATCAATGGTAGCAAGTCTATGTTTACAGTGCATGTGAAAAACTCCAGCAAAACCTGTTACTCGATaacaatttgtttctaattttaGCCTTTTGTTTTAAAGCGCTTAAATTGTTAATCATGTTTTGGATTTCGTGTTGTAGTCTAAAAAAATCCTTAGGCGGTCAAAAATTGCTACTAAAGGGGCTGAGTGATCGGTTTATGTCATACTGGGGGAGTTctcttcttgttatgtttttctACCAGACAATTGAAGATAGTTCCTTCGATAGTTATGGTACATTTCCACTTAGTTTAAAACTTAAAGAGTAATGGACCGAAAGAAATCTCCTCATTTCTTTATTTGGCTCCCTACTTGGGTAGAAAAGAATAGGGAAGATAAATGATTCGAAAGAAATGAAACTGTTGTTGGTTGGGCCAGTGAGAGGTATAAAGTTACTTGCAGAATGATGTTATTGTTTTAATTCGGTGGTTGAGATTGAATTTCAAATTGCTAAGAGCTGGGATTGAGTGGTGATATGTACCCACTTTGGTCCAGAGTTTTCCATTTTGGTTACATAACTTAGAAAACTGTTTGATCATGTTTATGGTCCCTTTTTCCTttcagaaaaaaagaaaaagaaaaaaggtagaCAGTAcaatttttaacctaaaaagtgtttttgaaaagaaaaaaaagggtaagGGCTTGTttgtaatgttttaaaaaataattttgagtaAAAACTTTGTCAAATAATATTCATCCATgctttctaaaaaaaagttgTCACAATTTCTATTTTGTAGCTTATTTGACGATGGCTGTGCagtaagcatttttttttttaaccatatgtttatttttatttttgtttttgttttgttttgaaaaaaaaactcattttttttaactacatGTTTAGTTCTTTGAAAAAACTTGAGGAAAAATGTgggggaaagaaaaataaaatgaaaatcagaagaaaataaaaagtaacaagatataaaaaaaaattagtttaattttaataatgatttctatttgtttcttcaaattgatttttgtttttttatatgaaaatgaaataatttgaaattatataaatttttaattagttttagctatatttaattttttgtaagtATTTTTATGTAGTAAATCAAGCAccagaaaatcatttttttgtataatttgttAGTACTTTTTTGAACTAAACTTacagtgaagaaaaaaatattatgtttccTGGATTGACcataaattttctttgaaagattttattgctaaaaaggtttggctgTTGTTGGATCCTTGGAGACAGAACACTCTCTTATCTTCTTCCTATGCTGTGATGATAGGGCAAGTGATCAAGGGATGGGACCAAGGAATCAAGACCATGAAGAAGGGTGAAAATGCCATCTTCACTATTCCTCCTGAATTGGCCTATGGTGAATCTGGGTCTTCAACAACCATTCCTCCCAATGCCACTCTCCAATTCGATGTTGAACTGCTATCTTGGACTAGTGTCAAGGATATCTGCAAGGATGGTGGGATTTTCAAGAAGATTGTCACTGAAGGAGACAAATGGGAGAACCCCAAGGACCTTGATGAAGTGTTTGGTACTGAACAAGACTCTGTTCTCCCTACCTTTGGTTAATAAATCATGTCCTTTCCAGTGACTAATTGTATTGCCATGTTGCTATGAATGCAGTTAAGTATGAGGCTCGGCTAGAGGATGGCACCTTGGTTGCAAAATCTGATGGTGTTGAGTTCACTGTCAAAGAGGGTCAGTAtccctttgtttcttttaaacttAAAAGTATTTAGCCTTGTGTTTGTAGTTTACTGTACATGGACTCTTGATATTATATTTCTGTGAACAGATTATTTCTGTCCTGCCCTGGCCAAGGCTGTGAAGACAATGAAGAAAGGAGAAAAGGTTATTTTGACAGTGAAGCCACAATGTAAGTTGTTTTATGATGGATGGATGTATTTTTAGACTTGAAACAATCCTATTGTTAGGGTGATAACATTGATGATGCTTCTTGGTTCTTCTATACCCCTAATAACTTTTGGTGGTGCCTGCAGATGGATTTGGGGAGAAAGGCAAACCAGCCTCTGGTGAGGAGGGTGCAGTTCCACCAAATGCAACACTTGAAATAACTCTTGAGTTGGTATCATGGAAGACTGTGACAGAGGTAACTGATGACAAAAAGGTcatcaagaaaattttaaaggaaGGAGAGGGATACGAACGTCCAAATGAAGGAGCTGTTGTCAAATGTTAGTAAGAGTTGAATCATTTCAGTTGTGAAGTCATCTATAACCCTAAAGTTTCAACTTATCTGACAAGTTCTTTTGATTGGAATTTGGCAGTAAAATTGATTGGAAAATTGCAAGATGGAACAGTGTTTCTGAAGAAGGGTCATGGTGAAGGAGAGGATCTCTTCGAGTTTAAGACTGATGATGGTAATTATAATTCAGTTTTTCAACCCATGGTAGGTTTTTAGGTTTGTACTCTTATTTTGACCTCGAGGAATGAATTTTTCCCTTTCTGGACAGAGCAAGTTATCGATGGGCTTGATAGAGCTGTAATGACAATGAAGAAGGGTGAGGTAGCCCTTCTCACTATTCATTCAGATTATGCATTTGGCTCATCTGAGTCATCGCAAGAATTGGCTGTGGTCCCTCCCAACTCAACAGTCTACTATGAAGTGGAGCTTGAGTCCTTCGTTAAGGTCTGTAATATTTGTTTCGTCTAAATATTCTTTTTCCACATGATATCTATAATATTTCATAACTAAGTTGACGTGTGTTACCTGGCCTATTCTTTCAGGACAAGGAATCTTGGGATATGAACACTGAAGAGAAGATTGAGGCTGCTAGcaagaagaaggaagaaggcAATGTGCTATTCAAGGCTGGTAAATATGCAAGAGCCTCAAAGAGATATGAGAAGGTAACATCATATGTGGGATATGCTTATCTATTGATTAGCGGTCTCTGCCATTCGTCTGTCCTCaatttatctttcttttggTTGCAATGCAGGCTGCAAAGTACATTGAGTATGATTCCTCTTTTggtgaagaagagaagaagcaGGCCAAAACTCTCAAGGTTACTTGCAACCTCAATAATGCGGCATGCAAGCTGAAATTGAAAGACTACAAGGAGGCTGAGAAGCTGTGCACTAAGGTAGCTCCCATAAGCATGATGAGAACACCTTTAAACTTAAAATCCATGTTGCACCTCTTTTAACTTTGAAGGGATCTCCACATGTAGGTTCTAGACATTCAAAGTAAGAATGTGAAGGCACTTTACAGGAGGGCTCAAGCATATATTCATCTGGCAGATCTTGATTTGGCCGAGTTTGATATTAAGAAAGCTCTTGAAATTGACCCTGATAACAGGTATCAGATTATATCTTGCCTCTTGATCTGATTTGCAATGTGATGAACTTTTACAATACAATGATTGAAATTATCACAACATGTCCATTAATAAGGTAGTAGATCCCAACTGAGGAAAGAATTATAACTATTAATGTTTGTTTAAAACAGGGATGTAAAGCTGGAGTATAGAActttaaaggaaaaaatgaaggagTACAATAAGAAAGAGGCCAAATTCTATGGCAACATGTTTGCAAGGATGAACAAGTTAGAGGCACTCGAGACCAATGTAAGTTTCTAATTTATGCATTCTTGATTTGTTATTATATTGCATATAAGAACAGTGGTGCATTGTTAGAAGGATAAAAAATTGGgtagtaagaaaataaaaataaaattagcaaCTCAAACATTGATATGTATgaacatttttattaatgaatGGCCCTAATGGGGTTTTGTGTTTGTGATATGCAGAAAGCAACTAAGGA
Above is a genomic segment from Vitis riparia cultivar Riparia Gloire de Montpellier isolate 1030 chromosome 7, EGFV_Vit.rip_1.0, whole genome shotgun sequence containing:
- the LOC117918601 gene encoding peptidyl-prolyl cis-trans isomerase FKBP62-like: MDEDFDIPAAEEMNDDMDLPDESPILKVGEEKEIGKQGLKKKLVKEGEGWDTPENGDEVEVHYTGTLLDGTQFDSSRDRGTPFKFTLGQGQVIKGWDQGIKTMKKGENAIFTIPPELAYGESGSSTTIPPNATLQFDVELLSWTSVKDICKDGGIFKKIVTEGDKWENPKDLDEVFVKYEARLEDGTLVAKSDGVEFTVKEDYFCPALAKAVKTMKKGEKVILTVKPQYGFGEKGKPASGEEGAVPPNATLEITLELVSWKTVTEVTDDKKVIKKILKEGEGYERPNEGAVVKLKLIGKLQDGTVFLKKGHGEGEDLFEFKTDDEQVIDGLDRAVMTMKKGEVALLTIHSDYAFGSSESSQELAVVPPNSTVYYEVELESFVKDKESWDMNTEEKIEAASKKKEEGNVLFKAGKYARASKRYEKAAKYIEYDSSFGEEEKKQAKTLKVTCNLNNAACKLKLKDYKEAEKLCTKVLDIQSKNVKALYRRAQAYIHLADLDLAEFDIKKALEIDPDNRDVKLEYRTLKEKMKEYNKKEAKFYGNMFARMNKLEALETNKATKEAEPMSIDSKA